In Oryzias melastigma strain HK-1 unplaced genomic scaffold, ASM292280v2 sc00232, whole genome shotgun sequence, the DNA window GTCAAAACACTGGTTGCTTTTTCCTGAGACCCAACCCAGGAGTTCTGCAGCACGTCCAGTGGACCTCTCACTTGTCTGCCGTAGAGAAGCTCAAAAGGTGAGAAACCTGTTGACGCTTGTGGGACCTCCCTGTAGGCAAATAGAAGATACGGGAGCCACTTGTCCCAGTCGGTGGCGTTAGCAGAGATAAACTTTTTCAACATGCTCTTTAGAGTTCTGTTGTACCTTTCCACCAGGCCATCTGTCTGTGGGTGGTATGGGGTGGTCCGAATACCTCTGATCCCTAACAGCTTATAAACCTGCTTCAATGTGTCAGACATAAAGTTTGTACCCCTGTCGGTTAATATTTCAGATGGAATACCAACCCTTGAGAAGAGTTGTAGCAGAGCATAAGCTATTTGTTCGGCTTTGATGTTTCTAAGGGGAAATGCTTCAGGATATCTGGTGGCGTAGTCACAGACAACTAGAATGAAGCGATTACGCGCCTGTGTTCTTTCTAATGGCCCGACAATATCCATACCAATACGGCTGAATAGAACCTCAATGATGGGAAGTGATTGTAGTGGAAACCTAGAGACATGTTTATCACTGGACAACTGACATATTGCACAGGCCTGACGATATTCTTGTATCTCTTTTGCCATACCTGGCCAGTAGAATCTACTTGAGATCCTATCCAAAGTCTTCTTGGTACCCAGATGACCCGCCCAAGGAATGCTATGTCCTAACTGTAGCACCTGCTCTCTGAGCTTTTGTGGGACCACCAGCCTTTCCCTGTCATCTGTACTGGCCGTATAAAAGAGAATGTTGTCTCTGATGAAAAACCCATCACCTGCTACTGGACCTGGAAGCATAGACATGGCATGTTGAAAACATTCTTTAAGAGATTCATCCTGCTGCTGTAATGCTacaaaatcacatttgttcACCGTTTCACTAACCTCTGGTTCTGGTAGAGAAACACCACTTCTGATTGTTCCAGCCATTTTCTCAGACCTTTTTTGCTGCTTGCTTTTCCTAAGTTTAACTGTAGCTTCTGGCAGCTCTTCTTGGAAAAATGGCAACTCAGACAATGTATCATGATTCTCAGGTGAAATCACATGACCTAAAGATTCATGGACTTCCTGCCTTGTGGGAGTTGTTTGGCTTTTAACAGTTTCTCTGTCTTTAGAGTGCTGCATTCTGAACTGTGATCTTGTAACAATATTAACAGGACTACAGGTTTGAACCAACTCTTGCAGAATGGGGACATCTTGCCCTAAAATGACCTCATGTGTCAAACTTTCAACCACCCCGATTGATCCCGATTGAAACTTTCAACCACCCCGCCACTTCCAAATACACTTCAGTTGTTGGATACGTTTTACAGTCACCATGCACACAGGAAATATCCAAGACCGGCTTCCCTAATGATAGATCATGGTGAATTATAGATGGATGAACTAATGTTTGTACACTTCCTGTGTCTAGTAAAGCTTGGGCTTCTTGGCCATTAACCATAACAGTTGCAACTTGTTGTTTTCCCGTAAACTGAATGTTACTTATTTGAGGCCTAGGAAGAGTACAAACATATGCTGATTTAGCTTTTCTTACTGGACATTCAGGTTTAATATGGCCTTCTTTGccacaataaaagcaaactGGGACTTTAGGTTTTACAACCGCAGGTTTTTCCACAGGTTTTACTGACTCTAGCCCTCTCGAACCACCCCCAACCCCCGATGGCTTACCACGTGGTGGAAAGGTCTTTGGTGAAGGTTCATAGCGGTAGGCCTTGGAGCCTCGGCGTGCAGCAAGGAAGGTTTCCACCAGCAAAGCAGCTTCCTGTGCTGACTTCGGGTCCCGTTCTTTCACCCACACTGTAAGCTCTGGAGACAAGGAGCGATAAAATTGCTCTAGGATGATGATTTCTCCAACTTGCTCCTTGGTCAATTTGTCAGGTTGGATCCATTTATTGTACAAGTCCTTTAATCGGTTATAGAACTCTCTTGGACTTTCACTGGGGCGGATGTCCGGCTCTCTGAACCGCTGGCGGTAAACTTCTTCATTGATTTCATATTTAGATAATATGGCTTCTTTAACCTTCTTGTAGTCACTGGTGTCCTCAGCTGCCATAGCAACAAAAGCTGCGCGTGCATTTCCAGAAAGATGTGGAACCAATCGGATTGCCCACTCCATCTCAGGCCACTGGTATGCTGCAGCTAGACGTTCAAATGTGGTCAGATACTGCTCAATGTCGTCATTGTCTTCAAGTTTCGGCACCACCACTTTCCCCCAACCTCTGCTGGGCTGATCGGCTCGGACTTGAGGCTGAATTACCTCCGTTTCCTCCTCCCGGTGGTGCTGCACAGGGTTCTGCCGGTGTCGACTTTCTCCTCCTGGTTGCTGCCGCTGTTCCCAGTCTTCTCTGAGGTTATTCATCTGAACTTGAACTTGTCTCCATCTCTTTTCTTGCTTCACGGCCTCTCGGTCCCATCTGTCGCTCAAGTCATGATGGATGCGCAGACACTGCTGTAACAAGCCAGTGATTGAGTCAATGTCCATAGGCAAAGAATGCTCCTCACCTTTGGGTGCGTCTATTGGAGCCCCGCCTGTTGCACCGTCTTCTGAAGCATCTTCAACAGTCGGTTCTTTGTGCTCTTGTATTTACTTTTGGTCCCATGCTTTCACAAATTGATACTGATCACCTTTTAGCGGCCTGCCAacatcccacttctgacaccaaaatGTGAAGGTTGGCCAAAGGTGGACCCTCAGCATGTATGGAAAGCTGTTGGTGGACTCAAGAACCACAGGGAGAAGGGCATCTTCAGAGCTctgatcctttttttaatttcaaccaCAGCCAGCGTGACATGGCAGCCCAAAAACAATCCCTCacaactttacaaaaaacacCCCTTATATACACAATTCAGAACATTCAGACCATACCATAACTTAGAAGTAGGGCCAACTGCCTGACCAAATGTAAACAGTGAATGTAAAACCAATGGATAAAATGAGATGTTTAACTAACCATAAAGTGactaagaaaaatattaactaataaGAAACTAAATACATGATCAAACCAACAATAAggcacaaaacaaaagaaaaggtcTCCACATCCACCCCTCTCCATTTCAGCTGATGGTTCTTCCAGGCCAAGCTGATTGATGGAAAACTGGATCACAGCTGGTGTCCAAGGGGAGCCTTCATGGCGCGCTTCATGGAAACACTCCCCTCTGGTGGacactcaaaaacaaagagaaattaatggagagaacaaaaaacaaaaatgtcatatgGTCAGCTTTCACCTCAAGTTAGGGAGGATGCCATCACGAATCCTCACAACGAATTAACTACAGATCCCGTCAAACAGCGCGTCAGCTGCCTCAACAAACACCAGTGCTGCCAGAATGTGGAATTTTCTGCCAAATTAGATGGTTTTGATTCTAAATATGCAGGACAAAAGCTTGGGGCAGGTGTACATAGTTTGCATTTGGGATTGGATCGGTGGTTGCTAATTAAAACACGTCTCAGGGACATGCGGTCAGGTGAGGCAAGTGTGCCAAAGACTCGCCTGTTAACAATCCAAGCCATCATGCTGCCGTAGCAAACTTTTGACGGCCTGCGCTTGTACTGTCTTTAGCAGGGGGACACGTTTGCCACTGCAGGGTTTGAGTCCCTGCACATTGGTGTAGTGTGTAACTGACCcgggctcacacggctagcattacagctcaggtgcgatgcgAGAGCagtctagctacagcagatggcTCATATTAGCTCTTGGATGGCTGCAGCAACAGGCTCTGCTGCAGACctcgcaaaactccaaactcacgtTCACACTATAACTTGCCATTTATATAAGTACACTAATTCCCCCTTTATTCGGTGCACTTCAACTACGTTGTCCagcaaaaatttgaaccaaataaAACAGTTGAAACGCCGCAGAGGCCTGAACGTAGGATGCAAACGCCTGCGgtgggatttcctctcacacttttaaagttacgtaaagactgcaGCCTCGCATcagagctgtaacgctagccgtTTGAGCCTGgtgttactgatggtagccttttttactttggtcccagctctctgtaGGTTTTTCACTATAGGTCCCCTGTGtggttctgattttttttcactgttctttgatcattttgaccccacgAGGTGAGATCTTTCAGGGATCCCCAATagagggagattatcagtggttttgtatgtcttccattttttaataattgctcccacagttgatttcttcataTCAAGCTGTGTAACTATtacagattcagtcttcccagcctgatgcaggtcaacagttttgtttctggtgtccttagacagctctttggtcttggccgtACTGGAGTCACCGGATGATATATATTGAAATTGTTATTTCCAGGTGAACATGATTACACAACACTTCAATGCTACTTTTACTGATAAGAGCAATGCTcctgttgttcacctttctgCCCATTCCGTCAGGGGTCATCACAGCTGATTCGTATTGGTGAATTTAGCAGAAAATTTTATGTACGGTATCTTTCCTGACCATCCCTGTATTATAcccgggctggggaccagcaGAGGGAAACCCAGACTATAGGTGTGTAGTggcgtgaagggtcttgcctggGACCCACTCTGGATTAAGCTCATTACACTCATTTTTGCTCTAAAAGATATTGAGCAAAGATTTgaacaaatgaacatttaaaactattCTAGTCTGATtagtaaaacttgtttttagtcATGTACAGGTTTTGTGCTCAGATGGGTAGGTATTTTTTCTTAGTTACATTTACTAgaagaatttgtaaaaaaaaaaaaaaaaaaaaaaaggtatttttactAAACTCTTTTGGGTACTCTGCAAACATACACATTTACTCCAGTAATTTACATCTTACAACCTGTaataatgttgctaaaatattttcataaaaaatgtttaaattaatatgCAATTCCTGACAGTTTTCGACTTTTTTTATAGATCAGTACCTGCATATGCTTTTGTCTCAGCGTGAGATACAGCATATAACAGTTATCAGGAGTATGAGTTCTGTCCCCCCTCTGGTAACCAGGTGGAGCcttctccagagtactgaactCACTACACCTCCCAGCACCCTCAGTGTACAGTCCATGGATGTTACTCACCTGTTTCCAatcagaca includes these proteins:
- the LOC118598236 gene encoding neurotrophin receptor-interacting factor 1-like; its protein translation is MDIDSITGLLQQCLRIHHDLSDRWDREAVKQEKRWRQVQVQMNNLREDWEQRQQPGGESRHRQNPVQHHREEETEVIQPQVRADQPSRGWGKVVVPKLEDNDDIEQYLTTFERLAAAYQWPEMEWAIRLVPHLSGNARAAFVAMAAEDTSDYKKVKEAILSKYEINEEVYRQRFREPDIRPSESPREFYNRLKDLYNKWIQPDKLTKEQVGEIIILEQFYRSLSPELTVWVKERDPKSAQEAALLVETFLAARRGSKAYRYEPSPKTFPPRGKPSGVGGGSRGLESVKPVEKPAVVKPKVPVCFYCGKEGHIKPECPVRKAKSAYVCTLPRPQISNIQFTGKQQVATVMVNGQEAQALLDTGSVQTLVHPSIIHHDLSLGKPVLDISCVHGDCKTYPTTEVYLEVAGWLKVSIGINRGG